Proteins co-encoded in one Bremerella sp. TYQ1 genomic window:
- the dnaJ gene encoding molecular chaperone DnaJ, with the protein MATKVDYYEVLGIERSASSGEISKAYRKLAIKYHPDSNPGDEEAVVRFKEAAEAYEVLSDSEKRARYDQYGHAGVEGGARANFHDVEDIMEAFGDIFGGGIFSDIFGRGGGRGGRRRVRKGADIQVRVTLDLEEAASGVDREIQVDRRVACGTCSGSGAKPGSKPEACSRCGGAGQVVQQAGILRVQTTCPSCGGQGTIITDPCADCRGNGFTTNRVSMDVAIPPGVDDGMRVRLAGEGQPSPDGGPPGDCYCHISIRKHKLFEREGDHLILKMPITYTQAVLGSEIEVPTLSGPATLTIPAGSGSSEVFKMRGKGMPDPHGRGTGDLYVQTYIEVPKKLDPKQEELLRELAEYEHTNVSPHRKSFLESIKDYLFASSDEKDTKN; encoded by the coding sequence ATGGCAACGAAAGTCGACTATTACGAAGTCCTGGGAATTGAACGCTCGGCCTCGAGTGGCGAGATTTCCAAGGCCTATCGCAAGCTGGCGATCAAGTATCACCCCGACTCAAACCCAGGCGACGAGGAAGCCGTCGTCCGGTTTAAAGAAGCGGCCGAGGCGTACGAAGTTCTGAGCGATTCCGAGAAACGGGCTCGCTACGATCAGTACGGCCACGCGGGAGTCGAAGGAGGAGCTCGGGCCAACTTCCACGACGTCGAAGACATCATGGAAGCGTTCGGCGATATCTTTGGCGGAGGCATTTTCAGCGATATCTTCGGCCGTGGCGGCGGTCGAGGTGGTCGCCGACGTGTCCGCAAAGGGGCCGACATTCAAGTTCGCGTGACGCTCGATCTGGAAGAAGCCGCATCAGGCGTCGATCGCGAGATCCAAGTCGATCGACGTGTCGCTTGCGGAACTTGCAGCGGAAGCGGGGCGAAGCCTGGCTCGAAGCCGGAAGCGTGCAGTCGCTGCGGTGGTGCCGGGCAAGTCGTTCAGCAGGCCGGAATTCTGCGAGTTCAGACCACGTGTCCTTCCTGTGGCGGACAAGGAACGATCATCACCGATCCTTGTGCCGATTGCCGCGGCAACGGTTTCACCACCAATCGCGTCAGCATGGACGTTGCGATCCCGCCTGGGGTCGACGACGGCATGCGAGTTCGTCTGGCTGGGGAAGGACAACCGAGCCCTGATGGAGGGCCTCCCGGCGATTGCTACTGCCATATCTCGATTCGAAAGCACAAGCTGTTCGAACGTGAGGGGGATCATTTGATCCTCAAAATGCCGATCACTTACACCCAGGCCGTCCTGGGAAGTGAGATCGAAGTGCCGACGCTCAGCGGCCCGGCAACGCTGACGATTCCCGCAGGCTCGGGTTCGTCGGAAGTGTTCAAGATGCGCGGCAAAGGCATGCCCGACCCCCACGGACGCGGCACCGGCGACTTGTACGTGCAAACCTATATTGAAGTTCCCAAGAAGCTCGATCCGAAACAGGAAGAACTTCTTCGCGAACTTGCCGAGTACGAGCACACGAACGTCAGCCCTCACCGGAAGTCGTTCCTGGAATCGATTAAAGACTATTTGTTCGCATCGTCGGACGAAAAAGATACCAAGAATTAG
- the groL gene encoding chaperonin GroEL (60 kDa chaperone family; promotes refolding of misfolded polypeptides especially under stressful conditions; forms two stacked rings of heptamers to form a barrel-shaped 14mer; ends can be capped by GroES; misfolded proteins enter the barrel where they are refolded when GroES binds), with the protein MAKQLLFEDHARAKMLKGIDKLADAVAVTMGPTGRNVIINKSFGGPTVTKDGVTVAKEIELEDRFENMGAKLVNEVASKTSDVAGDGTTTATVLARAIFKEGLRNIVAGSNPTAIRRGIEKAVNAAEDFLLNLAKPVNSKDDVANIGSISANNDRAIGELLAEALHRVGQDGVITVEEGKSRETTVDYVEGMQFDKGYISPYFINRPAEMDVEMEDAYILFHEKKISNLRELIPLLEQVGNTGKPLLIVAEDIEGEALTALVVNRLRGVLNIAAVKAPGFGDRRKAMLADMGVLTGGTVISDDLGITLDKVQLNQLGRAKKINITKDKTTIVEGGGDKKDLEQRIGQLKRQIEETDSEYDKEKYQERLAKLSGGVAVISVGAETEAEMKQTKARVEDALHATRAAVEEGVLPGGGVALVRAIEAVEKARSSARGDEKIGVDIILKALPAPMRQIANNCGIDGNVVVDEVLQKSTNYGYDAYKGEYVDMVKAGVIDPAKVVRTALSNAASISGLLLTTEALVTNLEDDGKRPAEGVIR; encoded by the coding sequence GTGGCAAAACAACTGCTTTTCGAGGATCATGCCCGAGCCAAGATGCTCAAGGGCATCGACAAGCTGGCCGACGCTGTCGCCGTCACGATGGGCCCGACCGGCCGTAACGTGATCATCAACAAGTCGTTCGGCGGCCCAACGGTTACCAAAGACGGTGTGACCGTCGCCAAAGAAATCGAACTTGAAGATCGCTTCGAGAACATGGGCGCTAAGCTCGTCAACGAAGTCGCCAGCAAAACGTCTGACGTTGCCGGCGATGGAACGACGACCGCTACGGTTCTCGCTCGTGCCATCTTCAAGGAAGGTCTTCGTAACATTGTCGCTGGTAGCAACCCGACCGCCATTCGTCGCGGTATCGAGAAGGCTGTCAACGCTGCCGAAGACTTCCTGCTGAACCTGGCCAAGCCAGTCAACAGCAAGGATGACGTTGCCAACATCGGTAGCATCAGCGCCAACAACGACCGCGCGATCGGCGAACTGTTGGCCGAAGCATTGCACCGTGTCGGCCAAGATGGCGTCATCACCGTCGAAGAAGGCAAGAGCCGCGAAACGACGGTCGATTACGTCGAAGGGATGCAGTTCGACAAGGGCTATATCTCGCCTTACTTCATCAACCGTCCAGCCGAAATGGACGTGGAGATGGAAGACGCTTACATCCTGTTCCACGAAAAGAAGATCAGCAATCTGCGAGAGCTGATTCCACTTCTAGAACAAGTTGGCAACACCGGCAAGCCTCTGCTGATCGTTGCTGAAGACATCGAAGGCGAAGCGTTGACCGCTTTGGTCGTCAACCGTCTGCGTGGCGTGTTGAACATCGCTGCAGTGAAGGCTCCTGGCTTCGGCGATCGTCGTAAGGCGATGCTGGCCGATATGGGCGTCCTGACCGGCGGTACAGTGATCAGCGATGACCTCGGCATCACGCTCGACAAGGTTCAGTTGAACCAGCTCGGTCGTGCCAAAAAGATCAACATCACCAAAGACAAGACGACGATCGTCGAAGGTGGCGGCGACAAGAAAGATCTGGAACAACGCATCGGTCAGCTGAAGCGTCAGATCGAAGAAACCGACAGCGAATACGACAAGGAAAAGTACCAGGAACGCCTGGCGAAGCTTTCCGGTGGTGTTGCTGTGATCTCGGTCGGTGCCGAAACCGAAGCCGAAATGAAGCAAACCAAGGCTCGCGTTGAAGACGCTCTGCATGCCACGCGTGCGGCCGTTGAAGAAGGCGTCCTGCCAGGTGGTGGTGTTGCTTTGGTCCGTGCGATCGAAGCAGTCGAAAAAGCTCGTTCGTCCGCCCGTGGCGACGAGAAGATCGGCGTCGACATTATCCTGAAGGCTTTGCCGGCTCCGATGCGTCAAATCGCCAACAACTGTGGTATCGATGGCAACGTGGTTGTCGACGAAGTGCTGCAGAAGTCGACCAACTACGGCTACGATGCCTACAAGGGCGAGTACGTCGACATGGTCAAAGCTGGCGTCATCGACCCAGCCAAGGTGGTTCGTACCGCTTTAAGCAACGCCGCCAGTATCTCTGGTTTGCTGCTGACCACCGAAGCGTTGGTCACCAACCTGGAAGATGACGGCAAGCGTCCGGCCGAAGGCGTCATTCGCTAA
- the groES gene encoding co-chaperone GroES, whose translation MAKSLKIRTLDDRIVVQPLEAEETTAGGIVLPDSAQEKPQRGTVLAVGPGKLLDSGNRAELSVAIGDEVIYGKYSGSDIEIDGDEYKILRETEILAKVVND comes from the coding sequence ATGGCGAAGAGTCTGAAGATTCGCACTTTGGATGACCGCATTGTTGTTCAGCCGCTGGAAGCAGAAGAAACCACCGCTGGTGGTATCGTTCTCCCTGACTCCGCTCAGGAAAAGCCACAGCGTGGTACCGTGTTGGCCGTTGGCCCCGGCAAGCTGTTGGATAGCGGCAACCGTGCTGAACTTTCGGTAGCTATTGGCGACGAAGTTATCTACGGCAAGTACAGCGGCAGCGATATCGAAATCGATGGCGACGAGTACAAGATCCTTCGCGAGACCGAAATTCTGGCCAAAGTCGTCAACGACTAA
- the groL gene encoding chaperonin GroEL (60 kDa chaperone family; promotes refolding of misfolded polypeptides especially under stressful conditions; forms two stacked rings of heptamers to form a barrel-shaped 14mer; ends can be capped by GroES; misfolded proteins enter the barrel where they are refolded when GroES binds), whose translation MVFGDEARQPLLAGVTKLARAVKSTLGPRGRNAVLDKGWGSPKITKDGVTVAEDIELDDVYENLACQLVKEAASKTNDVAGDGTTTATVLAEGIFREGLKMLAAGADGMALQRGILKAADAVGEAVQKSSTKIDEKSKKQIEQIATIAGNNDPTIGKVLAEAFLKVGKDGVITVEEGRGSETTVDIVEGMQFDRGFLSPHFVTDEDSQTVELEDCYILLFEEKISAAKKLVPLLEAVSKANKPLLIIAEDVEGEALATLVVNKMRGILNVAAVKAPGYGDRRKAMLGDIATLTGGTAIFKDLGIELESVKTSNLGRAKKVKLSASDTVIVGGAGKKADIEGRASQIRNEIEATDSEYDKEKLQERLAKLAGGVAQINCGAVTETEMKERKDLLVDAKSATQAALQEGIVPGGGIALLRAEKALKKLNVEGDEKLGADIVAKVLEFPLRTISENAGLDGGVVVNRVRQQKKATEGFNADTGNYEDLVEAGVIDPAKVVRTALQNAASVAALLLTTDSLVTEIPTEDDGGDHHDHHDHGGMGGMGGMGGMPGMGGMGMPGMM comes from the coding sequence ATGGTCTTTGGAGATGAAGCGCGACAGCCGCTTTTGGCCGGCGTAACAAAGCTGGCACGTGCCGTGAAAAGCACGTTGGGTCCGCGTGGTCGCAATGCCGTGCTGGACAAAGGCTGGGGTTCCCCCAAGATCACCAAGGACGGCGTCACGGTTGCCGAAGACATCGAATTGGATGATGTCTACGAAAACCTGGCCTGTCAGTTGGTCAAAGAAGCTGCCAGCAAGACGAACGACGTTGCCGGCGACGGTACCACTACCGCCACCGTGCTCGCCGAAGGCATCTTCCGCGAAGGTCTTAAGATGTTGGCTGCCGGTGCCGACGGCATGGCTTTGCAGCGTGGCATCCTGAAAGCTGCCGACGCCGTGGGCGAAGCTGTTCAGAAGTCGTCGACCAAGATCGACGAAAAGAGCAAGAAGCAGATCGAACAGATCGCTACCATCGCAGGTAACAACGATCCGACGATCGGTAAAGTGCTCGCCGAGGCCTTCCTGAAAGTTGGTAAAGACGGCGTCATCACCGTCGAAGAAGGTCGCGGTAGCGAAACGACCGTCGACATCGTCGAAGGGATGCAGTTCGATCGCGGTTTCCTTTCGCCACACTTCGTCACCGACGAAGACAGCCAAACCGTCGAACTGGAAGATTGCTACATTCTTCTGTTTGAAGAAAAGATCTCGGCTGCTAAGAAGCTCGTTCCACTTCTGGAAGCTGTCAGCAAAGCCAACAAGCCTCTGCTGATCATCGCCGAAGACGTCGAAGGCGAAGCTCTCGCCACGCTCGTCGTCAACAAGATGCGTGGCATTCTGAACGTTGCCGCCGTCAAAGCTCCTGGCTACGGCGACCGTCGTAAAGCCATGCTCGGCGACATTGCCACGCTGACCGGCGGAACGGCCATCTTCAAGGATCTCGGCATCGAGTTGGAAAGCGTCAAGACTTCCAACCTCGGTCGTGCCAAGAAGGTCAAGCTTTCGGCCAGCGACACCGTTATCGTCGGTGGTGCCGGCAAGAAGGCCGACATCGAAGGTCGTGCTTCGCAAATCCGCAACGAAATCGAAGCGACCGACAGCGAATACGACAAGGAAAAGCTGCAGGAACGTCTCGCGAAGTTGGCCGGTGGCGTTGCTCAGATCAACTGCGGTGCCGTAACCGAAACCGAAATGAAGGAACGTAAGGACCTGTTGGTCGACGCCAAGAGCGCCACCCAGGCCGCCCTGCAAGAAGGGATCGTTCCTGGGGGTGGCATCGCCCTGTTGCGTGCCGAAAAGGCCCTCAAGAAGCTAAACGTCGAAGGAGACGAAAAGCTGGGTGCCGACATCGTCGCTAAAGTGCTCGAATTCCCACTGCGTACGATCTCGGAAAATGCTGGTTTGGACGGGGGCGTTGTCGTCAACCGTGTTCGTCAGCAGAAGAAGGCCACCGAAGGCTTCAACGCCGACACCGGCAACTACGAAGACCTGGTCGAAGCTGGCGTGATCGATCCTGCCAAAGTTGTTCGCACGGCCTTGCAAAACGCAGCAAGCGTCGCGGCTCTGTTGCTGACGACCGACTCGCTGGTCACCGAAATCCCAACCGAAGATGATGGTGGCGATCACCACGATCACCATGACCACGGCGGAATGGGTGGCATGGGCGGAATGGGCGGCATGCCAGGAATGGGCGGCATGGGCATGCCCGGCATGATGTAA
- a CDS encoding M42 family metallopeptidase yields the protein MESEPLQFLERMLNTPSPSGYEAPVQNLVREYSADFADNVDTDFHGNVIASVNSGGKVRVMMAGHCDQIGLLVTQIDEMGFIRCQTIGGWDPVQLVGQKMSIWTDDGEIPAVISRKPIHLLTDGERKAAIQLKDLWLDIGAKDQAEAKKLVRVGDPVTLQLGMQKMQNNLAFGPKMDDTTGLWVVIEAARRYGQKSEKNCAAYAVSTVQEEIGLRGAKTSAYGIDPHIGIAVDVTHATDCPTIDRGERGEVYLGRGPVIYRGPNMNPKVVARLIEVAEKHNIPYQIAALGKAAPNDSNAIQTTRGGVAAGLVAIPNRYMHSAVETISLDDIDHAANLLAEFLHSVQDDDDFRPGM from the coding sequence ATGGAGTCCGAGCCACTTCAGTTTCTCGAGCGAATGTTGAACACCCCGAGTCCCTCTGGCTATGAAGCCCCTGTCCAGAACCTGGTCCGGGAATACTCGGCCGATTTCGCCGACAACGTCGACACGGACTTCCATGGCAACGTCATCGCTTCGGTCAATTCCGGCGGCAAGGTCCGCGTGATGATGGCCGGGCACTGCGATCAAATCGGTTTGCTGGTTACCCAGATCGACGAAATGGGCTTCATTCGCTGCCAAACCATCGGCGGCTGGGATCCTGTTCAGCTGGTCGGGCAGAAGATGAGCATCTGGACCGACGACGGTGAGATTCCCGCGGTCATCTCTCGCAAGCCGATCCACTTGTTGACCGATGGCGAACGCAAAGCGGCCATTCAGCTGAAAGACTTGTGGCTCGACATCGGTGCCAAGGATCAAGCCGAAGCGAAGAAGCTTGTCCGCGTGGGCGACCCTGTCACGCTGCAGCTTGGCATGCAGAAGATGCAGAACAACCTGGCCTTCGGACCGAAGATGGATGACACGACCGGCTTGTGGGTCGTGATCGAAGCAGCTCGACGCTACGGCCAGAAGAGCGAGAAGAACTGTGCTGCCTATGCCGTTTCGACCGTTCAAGAAGAGATTGGACTGCGTGGAGCCAAGACAAGTGCCTACGGCATCGATCCCCACATCGGGATTGCGGTCGACGTGACCCACGCGACCGACTGCCCCACGATCGACCGCGGTGAACGGGGCGAAGTGTACCTGGGACGTGGTCCGGTCATCTATCGCGGCCCCAATATGAACCCCAAAGTGGTTGCTCGGCTGATCGAAGTGGCCGAGAAGCACAACATTCCGTATCAGATTGCCGCCCTTGGCAAAGCAGCCCCGAACGACTCGAACGCGATTCAAACCACCCGAGGTGGGGTCGCCGCCGGGCTGGTCGCCATTCCGAACCGTTACATGCACAGCGCCGTCGAAACGATCTCGCTAGACGACATCGACCACGCCGCGAACCTGCTCGCCGAGTTCCTGCACAGCGTTCAGGACGACGATGACTTCCGCCCAGGGATGTAG
- a CDS encoding bifunctional GNAT family N-acetyltransferase/carbon-nitrogen hydrolase family protein, producing MEPIDLKEYEWKTVIRPMRVDDYDALVEMQTACFPGMEPWSKAHIESQIQHFPNGQIVIEIDGQIAASSSSLIVQYDPNMAWHNFKAISDNGYIRNHNPKGDTLYGIEMMVHPEFRGLKLSRRMYDARKEMCREMNLARMIIGGRIPGYHKVADKMTAREYVERVVAKAEFDPVLTAQTANGFALQGLISNYLPSDKASCGYATFLEWLNLDFKPGAKRRFHHLVEPIRITVVQYEMRAIRSFDEFAQQCDFFLDVASDYKSDFILFPELFTTQLLSCVEPTRPGLAARRLAEFTTDYLEYFSERAIKFNVNVIGGSHFVLENDTLYNIAYLFGRDGSIGKQYKIHITPSERKWWGIEPGDTVEVFDTDCGKVAIQICYDIEFPELTRIAANKGAEMIFVPYNTDTRHGYLRVKTCAQARCVENQIYVAISGCTGNLPFVENADIHYAQSGVFTPCDAEFARDGIAAECNPNVETIVIHDVDLELLRRHRLEGSVQNWNDRRKDLYKVQYMEDGQQRTV from the coding sequence ATGGAACCGATTGATCTGAAGGAATACGAGTGGAAAACGGTGATTCGTCCTATGCGCGTCGACGATTACGACGCGTTGGTCGAAATGCAGACGGCCTGTTTCCCCGGTATGGAACCTTGGTCGAAGGCCCACATCGAAAGCCAGATCCAGCACTTCCCAAACGGGCAGATCGTCATCGAGATCGACGGCCAGATCGCGGCGTCCTCCAGCAGCTTGATCGTGCAGTACGATCCCAACATGGCGTGGCACAACTTTAAAGCGATCTCCGACAACGGCTACATCCGCAATCACAACCCTAAGGGAGACACCCTGTACGGAATCGAGATGATGGTTCATCCCGAGTTCCGTGGGCTAAAGCTTTCGCGCCGCATGTACGACGCGCGGAAAGAGATGTGCCGCGAGATGAATTTGGCCCGCATGATCATCGGCGGCCGCATTCCTGGCTACCACAAAGTGGCGGACAAGATGACCGCGCGCGAGTATGTCGAACGTGTGGTCGCCAAAGCCGAGTTCGATCCTGTACTAACCGCTCAGACCGCCAACGGCTTTGCGCTGCAGGGACTCATCTCGAATTACCTGCCCAGCGATAAAGCTTCGTGCGGCTACGCGACATTCCTCGAGTGGCTTAATCTCGACTTCAAGCCAGGGGCGAAGCGCCGGTTTCATCACCTGGTCGAACCGATCCGCATTACCGTGGTGCAGTACGAAATGCGGGCCATTCGTAGCTTCGACGAGTTTGCCCAGCAGTGCGACTTCTTTCTCGATGTCGCTTCCGATTACAAGTCAGACTTCATTCTCTTCCCGGAACTGTTCACCACGCAGCTGCTTTCGTGCGTGGAACCAACGCGGCCAGGGCTCGCAGCACGACGTTTGGCCGAGTTCACAACCGACTATCTCGAGTACTTCTCGGAACGTGCCATCAAGTTTAACGTCAACGTAATCGGCGGCAGCCACTTCGTGCTGGAAAACGATACGCTGTACAACATTGCCTATTTGTTCGGTCGCGACGGCTCGATCGGGAAACAGTACAAGATTCATATCACCCCCAGCGAACGCAAATGGTGGGGAATCGAGCCTGGCGACACGGTCGAAGTGTTCGATACCGATTGCGGGAAAGTGGCGATTCAAATCTGTTACGACATCGAGTTCCCCGAACTGACGCGGATCGCGGCGAACAAAGGGGCCGAGATGATCTTCGTGCCGTACAACACCGATACGCGGCATGGGTATCTTCGTGTGAAAACGTGTGCCCAGGCTCGCTGCGTAGAAAATCAGATCTACGTTGCCATCTCTGGCTGTACCGGTAACTTGCCCTTTGTTGAAAATGCCGACATCCATTACGCCCAGTCTGGCGTCTTCACCCCATGCGATGCCGAGTTTGCGCGAGATGGCATCGCTGCCGAGTGCAATCCGAACGTCGAAACGATCGTCATCCATGACGTCGACTTGGAACTTCTCCGCCGGCATCGACTGGAAGGTTCGGTCCAAAACTGGAACGACCGCCGCAAAGACCTCTACAAAGTGCAGTACATGGAAGATGGCCAGCAGCGGACCGTTTAA
- a CDS encoding bestrophin family protein, which yields MIVRRNLSWRQILFYTWKSLLYFLVLSVAVYLLHYEFDLRDLSVPFNVVAILSTALAIFLGFKNNSAYDRWWEARKIWGLLVNYSRAWGREVLTLSFDEHGVPSKELSQWQRRLVYRHIAFVHALRVFLRHRHDYNEIEGEIIETTNDYNDIRPFLSSEEADEVLQKKNPPNYLLMIQGRELREARERGWLSDYRFVQLSETLTEFNNHQGKSERIKNTPFPRPYSFFSRIFVYLHGTLVPFAFVEELGMLNIPLAMVINFVFLSLDQIGERTEDPFENRLDDTPLTSISVTIETNLKEMLDEQHLPEKPKALGGVVF from the coding sequence ATGATCGTACGTCGAAATTTAAGCTGGCGGCAGATTCTGTTTTATACCTGGAAGAGCCTGCTCTACTTTCTTGTTTTATCGGTCGCCGTCTACTTACTGCACTACGAGTTCGACCTTCGCGATCTTTCGGTTCCATTCAACGTGGTGGCCATCCTCAGCACAGCGTTGGCGATCTTTTTAGGCTTCAAGAACAACAGTGCCTACGATCGCTGGTGGGAGGCCCGCAAGATTTGGGGCCTGCTGGTGAACTACAGCCGTGCTTGGGGCCGCGAAGTGCTGACGCTTAGTTTCGACGAGCATGGCGTTCCCAGCAAAGAGTTGTCTCAATGGCAACGACGGTTGGTCTATCGGCACATTGCCTTCGTGCACGCGTTGCGCGTCTTCCTGCGGCATCGTCACGACTACAACGAGATCGAAGGCGAGATCATCGAAACCACGAACGACTACAACGACATTCGCCCGTTTCTTTCTTCTGAAGAAGCAGATGAGGTGCTCCAGAAGAAGAATCCACCCAACTATTTGCTGATGATTCAGGGTCGCGAATTACGTGAGGCGCGAGAGCGAGGATGGCTGTCTGACTACCGCTTCGTGCAGCTTTCCGAAACGCTCACGGAATTCAACAACCATCAAGGGAAGAGCGAGCGAATTAAAAACACGCCATTCCCACGCCCCTACAGTTTCTTCTCGCGCATCTTCGTGTATCTGCACGGAACGTTGGTGCCGTTTGCGTTTGTCGAAGAACTGGGGATGCTCAACATTCCGTTGGCCATGGTGATCAACTTCGTTTTCCTCAGCCTCGATCAGATCGGCGAACGAACCGAAGATCCTTTCGAGAATCGACTCGACGACACGCCGCTGACATCGATCAGTGTGACCATCGAGACGAATCTGAAAGAGATGCTGGACGAGCAGCACTTGCCCGAGAAGCCGAAAGCACTCGGCGGCGTCGTCTTTTAA
- a CDS encoding alpha/beta hydrolase codes for MRFVLALLLPLSFVSWIAAADTSEGDQQLHDYFRAETQRVTNAPLTEIDSIEDWQAKRGEYHQQLKEMLGLDPWPEKTDLKATVTKTTERDGIVVENIHFQSRPGLYVTANLYRPASVDSKLPAVLYVCGHGRVKKDGISYGNKSHYQHHGAWFARHGFVCLTIDSLELGEIEGKHKGLYNDKHQWWTNRGYTPAGVEAWNSIRAIDYLQSRDEVDPDRIGMTGRSGGGAYSWYTAALDDRIKAAVPVAGITDLEDHVVDGVVSGHCDCMYWVNTYGFDYGLLPALIAPRPLMIANTDRDPIFPLVGVERTHLAARKIYELYEKAPNLALTILPGGHADTQPLRIPAFYWLRQHLQGKAPEITDVATKKFEIEELKVFDQLPKDEINTKIEESFVAAAEPGKVPETRADWQQMSGKWKQQLAEKSFGGWPQDPDDVELVDNGSLETDGWHIDSFTVTTQAGIELPLTRIRKKQSTIPNAQAKLVLIDQAQWEAMGKEIASSEKKLSFVDLDKYRAAYVLAVRGIGPTQWTQETKPEIHLRRRYLLLGQSLDAMRVWDIARTAKAIAEKDSIDQIDVEASGNFAALALYAALFEPAVGDLLLHDPPGDHREGPYFMNVRRFMNLPEAAAMAANDLDAPRVIKTDNDALMQYANQVRETINVPVGLPMAPSPVRLKR; via the coding sequence ATGCGTTTCGTTCTTGCTTTGCTTCTGCCGCTTTCGTTCGTCTCGTGGATTGCTGCCGCCGATACTTCGGAAGGTGATCAGCAGCTACACGACTATTTCCGCGCCGAGACCCAACGGGTAACCAACGCCCCGCTCACCGAGATCGATTCCATCGAAGACTGGCAAGCAAAGCGTGGCGAGTATCATCAGCAGCTCAAAGAGATGCTCGGGCTCGATCCCTGGCCGGAAAAGACCGATCTGAAGGCGACCGTCACGAAAACGACCGAACGAGACGGAATCGTCGTCGAGAACATCCACTTTCAGTCGCGCCCAGGGCTGTACGTCACCGCGAATCTCTATCGCCCGGCAAGCGTCGACAGCAAACTGCCGGCGGTGCTCTACGTTTGCGGGCATGGTCGTGTGAAGAAGGATGGCATCAGCTACGGCAACAAGTCGCACTATCAGCATCATGGGGCCTGGTTCGCGCGACATGGGTTTGTTTGCCTCACGATCGATTCGCTGGAACTAGGCGAGATCGAAGGGAAGCACAAAGGGCTCTACAACGACAAGCACCAGTGGTGGACCAACCGCGGTTACACGCCGGCCGGGGTCGAAGCATGGAATTCGATCCGCGCCATCGATTACCTTCAGTCGCGTGACGAAGTCGATCCTGATCGCATCGGCATGACCGGGCGCAGCGGCGGTGGTGCTTACAGCTGGTATACGGCTGCCCTCGACGATCGCATTAAAGCGGCCGTTCCTGTGGCTGGGATTACCGACTTGGAAGATCACGTGGTCGACGGCGTAGTCTCCGGCCATTGCGACTGCATGTATTGGGTCAACACCTACGGTTTCGACTACGGTCTGTTGCCTGCGTTGATCGCTCCTCGCCCGCTGATGATTGCCAATACCGATCGCGACCCGATCTTTCCTTTGGTCGGCGTTGAGCGAACCCATCTCGCGGCCCGTAAAATTTATGAGCTCTACGAGAAAGCGCCCAATCTTGCGTTGACCATCTTGCCAGGCGGTCATGCCGACACGCAGCCACTTCGCATCCCTGCGTTCTACTGGCTACGTCAACACCTCCAAGGCAAAGCCCCTGAAATTACCGACGTGGCCACCAAGAAGTTCGAGATCGAAGAACTGAAGGTGTTCGATCAATTACCTAAGGACGAGATCAACACGAAGATCGAAGAATCGTTCGTGGCCGCCGCCGAGCCTGGCAAAGTGCCAGAAACGCGTGCTGACTGGCAGCAAATGTCTGGCAAGTGGAAGCAGCAGCTTGCGGAGAAATCGTTCGGAGGCTGGCCGCAAGACCCCGATGACGTCGAATTGGTCGATAACGGCAGCCTTGAAACCGACGGTTGGCACATCGATAGCTTTACCGTGACCACCCAAGCAGGAATCGAGTTGCCACTGACCCGAATTCGGAAGAAGCAATCGACGATTCCCAACGCCCAAGCGAAACTAGTCCTCATCGATCAGGCCCAGTGGGAAGCGATGGGCAAAGAGATCGCTTCCTCGGAAAAGAAATTATCGTTTGTCGATCTCGATAAGTATCGCGCCGCCTATGTGCTCGCCGTTCGTGGCATTGGCCCGACACAGTGGACCCAGGAAACCAAACCAGAGATCCACTTGCGACGCCGCTACCTGCTGCTCGGTCAATCACTCGACGCTATGCGTGTCTGGGATATTGCTCGAACCGCGAAAGCAATTGCCGAGAAAGACTCGATCGATCAGATCGATGTGGAAGCCAGCGGCAACTTCGCGGCGCTCGCGCTGTATGCCGCTTTGTTCGAGCCTGCGGTTGGTGATCTGCTACTGCACGATCCACCAGGTGACCATCGTGAAGGTCCTTACTTCATGAACGTGCGCCGCTTCATGAACCTGCCGGAAGCTGCCGCAATGGCCGCGAACGACTTGGATGCTCCACGCGTCATCAAGACCGACAACGATGCGTTAATGCAGTACGCCAATCAGGTCCGTGAAACGATCAACGTCCCCGTAGGACTACCAATGGCACCGTCCCCAGTCCGGCTGAAGCGTTAG